Proteins found in one Rhodobium gokarnense genomic segment:
- a CDS encoding TrpB-like pyridoxal phosphate-dependent enzyme codes for MTDSVKYFLPEERIPRTWYNIIADLPEPPAPVLNPGTKQPIGPEDLAAIFPMSLIAQEVSSEREIEIPDPVRDVYKLWRPSPLIRARRLEAALDTPAKIYFKYEGVSPAGSHKPNTAVAQAFYNKEAGITKLSTETGAGQWGSSLAFAGSLFGLEVKVYMVRVSFNQKPYRRALMETYGATCIPSPSEETACGRAILAEHPDSPGSLGIAISEAVEVAAQNADTNYSLGSVLNHVLLHQSVIGQEAMEQMEMAGDEPDVIIGCAGGGSNFAGLAFPYIGAKLRGGAAPKIVAVEPAACPTLSRGSYAYDFGDTAHLTPLMKMYTLGAGFIPPGFHAGGLRYHGMSPLVSQLMDLGEIEARAVQQLGCFEAGIQFARSEGIVPAPESTHAVRVAIDEALAAKEAGEAKTILFNLSGHGHFDMQAYMDYFAGKLEDRDYDEAELQRSLAELPAAE; via the coding sequence ATGACGGACTCGGTGAAATACTTCCTGCCCGAGGAACGCATTCCGCGCACCTGGTACAACATCATCGCCGACCTGCCGGAGCCGCCGGCGCCGGTGCTCAATCCCGGCACCAAGCAGCCGATCGGACCGGAGGATCTGGCCGCGATCTTCCCCATGTCCCTGATCGCCCAGGAGGTCTCGTCCGAGCGCGAAATCGAGATCCCGGACCCGGTCCGCGACGTCTACAAGCTGTGGCGCCCCTCGCCGCTGATCCGCGCCCGCCGGCTGGAGGCCGCCCTCGATACGCCGGCAAAGATCTACTTCAAATATGAGGGCGTCAGCCCCGCCGGCAGCCACAAGCCGAACACCGCCGTCGCCCAGGCCTTCTACAACAAGGAGGCCGGCATCACGAAGCTCTCGACCGAGACCGGCGCCGGCCAGTGGGGCTCCTCCCTCGCCTTTGCCGGCTCCCTCTTCGGCCTTGAGGTCAAGGTCTACATGGTCCGCGTCAGCTTCAACCAGAAGCCCTACCGGCGCGCCCTGATGGAGACCTACGGCGCCACCTGCATTCCGAGCCCGAGCGAGGAGACCGCCTGCGGCCGCGCCATCCTCGCCGAGCATCCCGACAGCCCCGGCTCCCTCGGCATCGCCATTTCCGAGGCCGTGGAAGTCGCCGCCCAGAACGCCGACACCAACTACTCCCTCGGCTCCGTGCTCAACCACGTGCTGCTGCACCAGTCCGTGATCGGCCAGGAGGCGATGGAGCAGATGGAGATGGCCGGCGACGAACCGGACGTCATCATCGGCTGTGCCGGCGGCGGCTCGAACTTCGCAGGCCTCGCCTTCCCCTATATCGGCGCCAAGCTGCGCGGCGGCGCGGCCCCGAAGATCGTCGCCGTGGAGCCCGCCGCCTGCCCGACCCTGTCGCGCGGCAGCTACGCCTACGATTTCGGCGACACCGCCCACCTGACCCCGCTGATGAAGATGTACACACTCGGTGCCGGCTTCATCCCGCCGGGCTTCCACGCAGGGGGCCTGCGCTATCACGGCATGTCGCCGCTGGTCAGTCAGTTGATGGACCTCGGCGAGATCGAGGCCCGCGCCGTCCAGCAGCTCGGCTGCTTCGAGGCCGGCATCCAGTTCGCCCGCTCCGAAGGCATCGTCCCGGCCCCGGAATCGACCCACGCCGTGCGTGTCGCCATCGACGAGGCGCTGGCCGCGAAAGAGGCGGGCGAGGCCAAGACCATCCTCTTCAACCTCTCCGGCCACGGCCATTTCGACATGCAGGCCTATATGGACTACTTCGCCGGCAAGCTGGAAGACCGCGACTACGACGAGGCCGAACTCCAGCGCTCCCTCGCCGAATTGCCGGCGGCTGAGTAG
- a CDS encoding radical SAM/SPASM domain-containing protein has product MKASRYNVWSQLGSENQLLYNVRTNALLRLSPAMRQRAESFLACPAAEPDADFEKDLVRFGFATKDDGSELASLKAAERVRRFDTRVLGLTICTTLACNLRCVYCYQKKSSDLMSADIQSKVVDFVESQAAGLSGLQVVYFGGEPLVGRKVITSLAAEFKRLAKQKEFAYSAAVITNGYLLTARVAEELADCGVTSAQVTLDGPRRIHDTRRPREHGRGSFDRILENLAAAVDHIGAISVRVNVDKTNIDAIPELLDELERAGLRDKLRVYYAVVDSVTEACKDYGCNCFDKEEFARELTGLQMLSLERGFVIDNFPAGGMGCGAISLNAYVVAPDGTLYKCYNQTGVAGQEVGHIDGALDESRLSRWLAYDLFEYPDCRECTNLPLCLGSCPLQAVETGQPECPSISYGLEDTLKMELLNRRFRQARQANETGETHGERRSGPENGRDVAEAAG; this is encoded by the coding sequence ATGAAAGCTTCCCGCTACAACGTCTGGTCCCAATTAGGGTCCGAAAACCAGCTCCTCTACAACGTACGCACCAACGCTTTGCTGAGATTGTCGCCGGCAATGCGGCAGCGGGCCGAGAGCTTCCTTGCCTGCCCCGCCGCCGAGCCCGACGCCGACTTCGAAAAAGACCTCGTGCGGTTCGGCTTCGCGACAAAGGACGACGGCAGCGAACTGGCGTCGTTGAAGGCGGCCGAGCGGGTCCGGCGGTTCGACACCCGCGTCCTCGGACTGACCATATGCACGACGCTCGCCTGCAATCTGCGCTGCGTCTACTGCTACCAGAAGAAGTCCAGCGACCTGATGTCCGCGGACATCCAGTCGAAGGTGGTCGATTTCGTCGAGTCCCAAGCGGCCGGCCTCAGCGGGCTGCAGGTGGTCTATTTCGGCGGCGAACCCCTGGTCGGCCGCAAGGTCATCACGTCCCTGGCCGCGGAATTCAAGCGCCTGGCAAAGCAAAAGGAATTCGCCTACTCGGCCGCCGTCATCACCAACGGTTATCTGCTGACGGCACGCGTTGCCGAAGAACTCGCCGATTGCGGCGTCACCTCGGCACAGGTGACGCTCGACGGCCCACGCCGCATCCACGACACACGGCGCCCGCGGGAACACGGCCGCGGCAGCTTCGACCGGATTCTGGAAAACCTCGCCGCAGCGGTCGACCACATCGGCGCGATTTCGGTGCGCGTCAACGTCGACAAGACCAACATCGACGCCATCCCCGAATTACTGGACGAACTGGAGCGCGCCGGCCTCAGGGACAAGCTGCGGGTCTACTACGCCGTCGTCGACAGCGTCACCGAGGCCTGCAAGGACTATGGCTGCAACTGCTTCGACAAGGAAGAGTTCGCCCGCGAACTCACCGGGCTGCAGATGCTGAGCCTGGAGCGCGGCTTCGTCATCGACAATTTCCCGGCCGGCGGCATGGGCTGCGGGGCGATCTCCCTCAATGCCTATGTGGTTGCACCCGACGGCACGCTCTACAAATGCTACAACCAGACGGGTGTCGCAGGCCAGGAGGTCGGCCACATCGATGGCGCGCTGGACGAGAGCCGGCTGAGCCGCTGGCTCGCCTACGACCTGTTCGAATACCCCGACTGCCGGGAGTGCACCAACCTGCCCCTTTGCCTCGGCTCCTGCCCGTTGCAGGCGGTCGAGACCGGACAGCCGGAATGCCCCTCCATCAGCTACGGATTGGAAGACACCCTGAAAATGGAGCTGCTGAACAGGCGGTTCCGTCAGGCACGACAAGCAAACGAGACGGGAGAGACCCATGGCGAGCGACGATCAGGACCAGAAAATGGTCGAGATGTTGCAGAAGCTGCAGGCTGA
- a CDS encoding PucC family protein translates to MSRFREIALRKLASLGPRYLPFADAATEDLPLGRLLRLSLFQVTVGMALVLLVGTLNRVMIVELAVPATIVGVMVSLPLVFAPFRALIGFKSDIHTSALGWRRVPYIWKGTLLQFGGFAIMPFALLVLSGFQEAHDAPAWIGISGAALAFLLVGAGAHMVQTVGLALATDLAPPEDQPKVVGLMYVMMLIGMGASALVFGWLLDPYTPARLVQVIQGAAVVTVALNILALWKQEARDRKRAMTPTVKPDFNESWRDFVRGIGTRTRLVAIGLGTTGFGMADVILEPFGGQVLDMTVSGTTKLTAALAAGGLVGFALASKVLTNGYSPLRLARIGAVAGIPGFVAIILAAPMDSLALLVAGTMLTGFGAGLFGHGTLTETMRAAPKEHIGLALGAWGAVQATCAGVAVTIGGAIRDIILAMPVTAEYGAATPYYPVFAIEIVLLILALAVMQPLISRGIAVAGRQPAE, encoded by the coding sequence ATGAGTCGATTCAGAGAGATTGCCCTCAGGAAGCTCGCAAGCCTCGGCCCGCGCTACCTGCCGTTCGCCGATGCGGCGACCGAGGACCTGCCTCTTGGCCGCCTGTTGCGCCTGTCCCTCTTCCAGGTGACGGTCGGCATGGCATTGGTGCTCCTGGTCGGCACCCTCAACCGGGTCATGATCGTGGAACTGGCCGTACCGGCGACGATCGTCGGCGTCATGGTCTCCCTGCCGCTGGTCTTTGCCCCGTTCCGCGCCCTGATCGGCTTCAAGTCGGACATCCACACCTCCGCCCTCGGCTGGCGCCGCGTACCGTACATCTGGAAGGGCACGCTCTTGCAGTTCGGCGGCTTCGCCATCATGCCCTTCGCGCTCCTGGTGCTCTCCGGTTTCCAGGAGGCCCACGACGCACCGGCCTGGATCGGCATTTCCGGCGCAGCCCTCGCCTTCCTTCTCGTCGGCGCCGGCGCCCACATGGTGCAGACCGTGGGCCTTGCGCTCGCCACCGACCTCGCCCCGCCGGAGGACCAGCCGAAGGTCGTCGGCCTCATGTACGTCATGATGCTGATCGGCATGGGCGCCAGCGCCCTGGTGTTCGGCTGGCTGCTCGATCCTTACACGCCGGCCCGCCTCGTCCAGGTCATCCAGGGCGCCGCCGTCGTCACCGTCGCGCTCAACATCCTCGCCCTTTGGAAGCAGGAGGCGCGCGACCGCAAGCGCGCCATGACGCCGACGGTCAAGCCCGATTTCAACGAGTCCTGGCGCGACTTCGTGCGCGGCATCGGCACGCGTACGCGCCTCGTCGCCATCGGCCTCGGCACCACCGGCTTCGGCATGGCCGACGTCATCCTGGAGCCGTTCGGCGGCCAGGTGCTCGACATGACGGTTTCAGGCACCACCAAGCTGACCGCCGCGCTCGCCGCCGGCGGCCTCGTCGGCTTCGCCCTTGCCTCCAAGGTGCTGACCAATGGTTACAGCCCGCTGCGCCTTGCCCGCATCGGCGCCGTTGCCGGCATCCCCGGCTTCGTCGCCATCATCCTCGCCGCGCCGATGGACTCGCTCGCCCTTCTGGTCGCGGGAACCATGCTCACCGGCTTCGGTGCCGGCCTCTTCGGCCACGGCACCCTGACGGAGACCATGCGCGCCGCCCCGAAGGAACACATCGGCCTGGCGCTCGGCGCCTGGGGCGCCGTGCAGGCGACCTGTGCCGGCGTTGCCGTCACCATCGGCGGCGCCATCCGCGACATCATCCTCGCCATGCCGGTCACGGCCGAATACGGCGCGGCAACGCCCTACTATCCGGTCTTTGCCATCGAGATCGTCCTCTTGATCCTCGCCCTTGCCGTGATGCAGCCGCTGATTTCCCGCGGCATCGCCGTCGCCGGCCGCCAGCCCGCCGAATGA